One stretch of Variovorax sp. TBS-050B DNA includes these proteins:
- the hslV gene encoding ATP-dependent protease subunit HslV, translating to MEQFHGTTIVSVRRKTPQGDQVAIGGDGQVTLGNIVIKGTARKVRRLYHGKVLAGFAGATADAFTLFERFEAKLEKHQGHLTRAAVELTKDWRTDRVLRKLEAMLAVADATTSLIITGNGDVLEPEDGVIAIGSGGAYAQSAAKALIENTELTAEQIVRRSLAIAGEICIYTNMNHTVEAL from the coding sequence TTTCACGGCACCACCATCGTGAGCGTGCGCCGCAAGACCCCCCAGGGCGACCAGGTCGCCATCGGCGGGGACGGGCAGGTCACACTCGGCAACATCGTCATCAAGGGCACCGCGCGCAAGGTGCGGCGGCTCTACCACGGCAAGGTGCTCGCCGGCTTTGCCGGCGCCACGGCCGACGCCTTCACGCTCTTCGAGCGCTTCGAGGCCAAGCTCGAAAAACACCAGGGACACCTGACCCGCGCCGCGGTCGAGCTCACCAAGGACTGGCGCACCGACCGCGTGCTGCGCAAGCTCGAAGCCATGCTCGCCGTGGCCGACGCCACCACCTCGCTCATCATCACCGGCAACGGCGACGTGCTGGAGCCCGAGGACGGCGTGATCGCCATCGGCTCGGGCGGCGCCTACGCGCAGTCGGCGGCCAAGGCGCTGATCGAGAACACCGAGCTCACGGCCGAGCAGATCGTGCGCAGATCGCTCGCGATCGCCGGAGAAATCTGCATTTACACGAACATGAACCACACCGTGGAAGCGCTCTGA
- the hslU gene encoding ATP-dependent protease ATPase subunit HslU yields MSMTPQEIVSELDNHIVGQPAAKRAVAIALRNRWRRQQVEEKLRTEITPKNILMIGPTGVGKTEIARRLARLADAPFIKVEATKFTEVGYVGKDVDSIVRDLAEIAVKQTREAESAKVRARAEDAAEERILDVLLPPARGGDGTQPALDGPNPTRQAFRKKLREHQLDDKEIEIDLAETRAPLEIMGPAGMEEMTEQLRGMFGQLGGGKRKTRKLKIAEAMRLLIDEEAAKLVNEDEIRAQAIANAEQNGIVFIDEIDKVATRSEAQGSDVSRQGVQRDLLPLVEGTAVTTKYGVVRTDHMLFIASGAFHLSKPSDLIPELQGRFPIRVELQSLSVADFESILTQTRASLVKQYQALLATEGVTLDFTPEGVTRLATIAFEVNERTENIGARRLSTVMERLLDEVSFDAARIEGQTVRIDAAYVDERLAALSHDEDLSRFIL; encoded by the coding sequence ATGTCCATGACCCCCCAGGAGATCGTCTCCGAGCTCGACAACCACATCGTCGGCCAGCCGGCCGCGAAGCGCGCCGTGGCGATCGCGCTGCGCAACCGCTGGCGCCGCCAGCAGGTCGAGGAGAAGCTGCGCACCGAGATCACGCCGAAGAACATCCTCATGATCGGCCCCACGGGCGTGGGCAAGACCGAGATCGCGCGCCGCCTCGCGCGGCTCGCCGACGCGCCCTTCATCAAGGTCGAGGCCACCAAGTTCACCGAGGTGGGCTACGTCGGCAAGGACGTCGATTCGATCGTGCGCGACCTCGCCGAGATCGCCGTCAAGCAGACGCGCGAAGCCGAGAGCGCCAAGGTGCGCGCGCGGGCCGAGGACGCGGCCGAGGAGCGCATCCTCGACGTGCTGCTGCCGCCCGCGCGCGGCGGCGACGGCACGCAGCCCGCGCTCGACGGCCCCAACCCCACCCGGCAGGCCTTCCGCAAGAAGCTGCGCGAGCACCAGCTCGACGACAAGGAGATCGAGATCGACCTCGCCGAGACGCGTGCGCCGCTCGAGATCATGGGCCCCGCGGGCATGGAGGAAATGACCGAGCAGCTGCGCGGCATGTTCGGCCAGCTCGGCGGCGGCAAGCGCAAGACGCGCAAGCTCAAGATCGCCGAGGCGATGCGCCTCCTGATCGACGAGGAAGCGGCCAAGCTCGTCAACGAGGACGAGATCCGCGCGCAGGCGATCGCCAATGCCGAGCAGAACGGCATCGTCTTCATCGACGAGATCGACAAGGTCGCGACGCGCAGCGAGGCCCAGGGCTCCGACGTCTCGCGCCAGGGCGTGCAGCGCGACCTGCTGCCGCTGGTCGAGGGCACGGCGGTCACCACCAAGTACGGCGTGGTGCGCACGGACCACATGCTGTTCATCGCGAGCGGCGCCTTCCACCTGAGCAAGCCGAGCGACCTGATCCCGGAGCTGCAGGGCCGCTTCCCCATCCGCGTCGAGCTGCAGTCGCTCTCGGTGGCCGACTTCGAGAGCATCCTCACGCAGACGCGCGCGTCGCTCGTGAAGCAGTACCAGGCGCTGCTCGCCACCGAAGGCGTGACGCTGGACTTCACGCCCGAGGGCGTGACCCGGCTCGCGACCATCGCCTTCGAGGTCAACGAGCGCACCGAGAACATCGGTGCGCGCCGCCTGTCGACCGTGATGGAGCGCCTGCTCGATGAGGTAAGCTTCGACGCTGCCCGCATCGAAGGCCAGACCGTCCGCATCGATGCCGCCTACGTCGACGAGCGCCTCGCTGCGCTGAGCCACGACGAAGACCTCTCGCGCTTCATCCTCTGA
- the mraZ gene encoding division/cell wall cluster transcriptional repressor MraZ — MFQGASSLSLDAKGRLSVPTRHRDVLSATANGQLTVTKHPHGCLMVFPRPEWEKFRERIAALPMSAQWWKRVFLGNAMDVEMDGTGRILVSPELRAATGITRETLLLGMGNHFELWDKATYEAKEAEATQGEMPDVFQDFAF; from the coding sequence GTGTTTCAAGGCGCTTCATCGCTCAGTCTCGATGCCAAGGGGCGGCTCTCCGTGCCGACCCGGCATCGTGACGTCCTGAGCGCGACGGCGAACGGCCAGCTCACGGTCACCAAGCATCCGCACGGCTGCCTGATGGTGTTCCCCCGTCCCGAATGGGAGAAGTTCCGCGAGCGCATCGCCGCACTGCCGATGTCGGCACAGTGGTGGAAGCGCGTTTTCCTCGGCAACGCGATGGACGTCGAGATGGACGGCACCGGCCGCATCCTCGTGTCGCCCGAGCTGCGTGCCGCCACCGGCATCACGCGCGAAACGCTGCTGCTGGGCATGGGCAACCACTTCGAGCTCTGGGACAAGGCGACCTACGAGGCCAAGGAGGCCGAGGCCACCCAGGGCGAGATGCCCGACGTGTTCCAGGACTTCGCGTTCTGA
- the rsmH gene encoding 16S rRNA (cytosine(1402)-N(4))-methyltransferase RsmH: MNTPWTHTTVLLDEAVEALLSGSTAAAGTFVDATFGRGGHARAILARLAPEGRLIAFDKDAEAVAEAARISDARFSIRHQGFRALGELPEASVAGVLMDLGVSSPQIDNPVRGFSFRFDGPLDMRMDTTRGESVAEWLATAELQQIAEVIRDYGEERFAVQIAKAIVARRQERGAISTTTELAELVAGTVKTREPGQNPATRTFQAFRIFINAELEELQQALEASLSVLQPGGRLAVISFHSLEDRIVKQFIAKHSKEVYDRRAPFAAPKAMKLRALERIKPSAEEVAGNPRSRSAILRVAERTAEH, from the coding sequence GTGAACACCCCGTGGACTCATACGACCGTCTTGCTGGACGAAGCGGTGGAAGCCCTTCTTTCGGGCAGCACGGCGGCCGCCGGCACCTTCGTGGATGCGACCTTCGGGCGCGGAGGGCATGCGCGCGCGATCCTCGCGCGGCTTGCACCGGAAGGCAGGCTGATCGCATTCGACAAGGATGCGGAAGCGGTGGCCGAAGCAGCGCGCATCTCGGATGCGCGTTTTTCCATCCGGCACCAGGGTTTCCGCGCCCTGGGCGAACTGCCCGAGGCCAGCGTCGCGGGCGTGCTGATGGACCTGGGCGTGAGTTCGCCCCAGATCGACAACCCGGTGCGCGGTTTCAGTTTTCGTTTCGACGGCCCGCTCGACATGCGCATGGACACCACGCGCGGGGAGAGTGTGGCCGAGTGGCTGGCAACGGCCGAACTTCAGCAGATTGCAGAGGTGATCCGTGACTATGGCGAAGAACGGTTTGCTGTTCAGATTGCAAAGGCGATTGTTGCTCGCAGACAAGAACGGGGCGCAATTTCAACCACCACCGAACTGGCCGAGCTCGTGGCTGGCACGGTCAAAACCCGCGAGCCGGGCCAGAACCCTGCAACGCGCACATTTCAGGCTTTTCGGATTTTCATCAACGCCGAGCTTGAAGAGCTGCAACAGGCGCTAGAGGCGAGCCTCTCGGTGCTGCAGCCCGGCGGCCGCCTCGCGGTGATCAGCTTCCATTCCCTCGAAGACCGCATCGTGAAGCAGTTCATCGCGAAGCATTCGAAGGAGGTCTACGACCGCCGCGCGCCGTTCGCGGCGCCCAAGGCCATGAAGCTGCGCGCGCTCGAGCGGATCAAGCCCTCGGCCGAAGAGGTGGCCGGCAACCCGCGCTCGCGCAGCGCGATCCTGCGCGTGGCCGAGCGCACCGCGGAGCACTGA
- the ftsL gene encoding cell division protein FtsL, which produces MARLNLLLLLAVIASALYLVQTQYRSRQLYTELDRAQQEARRLELDHDRLQVEKRAQATPLRVEKLAKEQLQMRTTSPAITQYVRPDGTVIPAVVAPPPEPKPPARGQR; this is translated from the coding sequence ATGGCCCGCCTCAACCTGCTCCTGCTGCTCGCGGTGATCGCCTCCGCGCTCTATCTCGTGCAGACGCAGTACCGCTCGCGCCAGCTCTACACCGAGCTCGACCGCGCCCAGCAGGAGGCCCGCCGTCTCGAGCTCGACCACGACCGCCTGCAGGTGGAGAAGCGCGCGCAGGCCACGCCGCTGCGCGTGGAGAAGCTCGCGAAGGAACAGCTCCAGATGCGCACCACCTCGCCGGCGATCACGCAGTACGTGCGGCCGGACGGCACCGTGATCCCGGCCGTGGTGGCGCCGCCGCCCGAACCCAAGCCGCCGGCCAGGGGGCAGCGATGA
- a CDS encoding penicillin-binding protein 2 codes for MSRRSVRYTTSPLLASKTPVWRSKFIVAGIAFGFVVLAGRAAYVQVFNNSFFLRQGEVRFARTLELPANRGRILDRNGLILASSVVAPSIWAIPEDIERDDPEVRAKLKQVAKLLEMSQKDFDKKLEDEDKTFVWVKRQVDEPIAKQIAALNIKGLYQRKEYKRQYPEGEAAAHVVGFTNVEDNGQEGIELAFNKDLAGKAGSRRVIKDRLGRVVEGVGEQVPPVDGKDIQLSVDSKVQFFAYQKLRDAVTARKAKAGSVVVLDAVTGEVLALANYPSYVPDKRQNLTGEQLRNRALTDTFEPGSTMKPITVAMALEAGRIKPSTLIETGPGRYQIGGFTISDTHNYGTLTVEGVIQKSSNVGALKIAQKMSPHEMWDTYTALGYGQKPQIQFPGAVSGRLRPWKTWKPVEQATMAYGYGLSASLFQMTHSYTAFAHDGSIIPVTILKGSEPPVGVRVFSPSNAQAVRKMLQMAAGPGGTGTRAQTIGYSVGGKSGTAHKQVGKGYASNKYRAWFTGMAPIDKPRIIVGVMIDEPSDGQYFGGLAAAPVFSEVVQQTLRMMNVPPDLAVKPLVVTQGVDESF; via the coding sequence ATGAGCCGGCGCAGCGTCCGCTACACCACCAGCCCGCTGCTCGCGAGCAAGACGCCGGTCTGGCGCAGCAAGTTCATCGTCGCGGGCATCGCCTTCGGCTTCGTCGTGCTGGCGGGCCGGGCGGCGTACGTGCAGGTCTTCAACAACAGCTTCTTCCTGCGCCAGGGCGAGGTGCGCTTCGCGCGCACGCTCGAGCTGCCGGCCAACCGCGGCCGCATCCTCGACCGCAACGGCCTGATCCTCGCCTCGAGCGTGGTGGCGCCGAGCATCTGGGCGATCCCGGAGGACATCGAGCGCGACGATCCCGAGGTGCGCGCCAAGCTCAAGCAGGTGGCCAAGCTGCTCGAGATGTCGCAGAAGGACTTCGACAAGAAGCTCGAGGACGAGGACAAGACCTTCGTCTGGGTCAAGCGCCAGGTCGACGAGCCGATCGCCAAGCAGATCGCCGCGCTGAACATCAAGGGCCTCTACCAGCGCAAGGAATACAAGCGCCAGTACCCCGAGGGCGAGGCCGCGGCGCACGTGGTGGGCTTCACCAACGTCGAGGACAACGGCCAGGAAGGCATCGAGCTCGCCTTCAACAAGGACCTCGCCGGCAAGGCCGGCTCGCGCCGCGTCATCAAGGACCGGCTCGGCCGCGTGGTCGAGGGCGTGGGCGAGCAGGTGCCGCCGGTGGACGGCAAGGACATCCAGCTCAGCGTCGACAGCAAGGTGCAGTTCTTCGCCTACCAGAAGCTGCGCGACGCCGTGACCGCGCGCAAGGCCAAGGCCGGCAGCGTGGTGGTGCTCGACGCCGTCACCGGCGAGGTGCTGGCGCTGGCCAACTACCCGAGCTACGTGCCCGACAAACGGCAGAACCTCACCGGCGAGCAGCTGCGCAACCGCGCGCTCACCGACACCTTCGAGCCCGGCTCCACGATGAAGCCGATCACGGTCGCGATGGCGCTCGAGGCCGGCCGCATCAAGCCCTCGACGCTGATCGAGACCGGCCCGGGCCGCTACCAGATCGGCGGCTTCACCATCAGCGACACGCACAACTACGGCACGCTCACGGTCGAGGGCGTGATCCAGAAGTCGAGCAACGTGGGCGCGCTCAAGATCGCGCAGAAGATGTCGCCGCACGAGATGTGGGACACCTACACCGCGCTCGGCTACGGCCAGAAGCCGCAGATCCAGTTCCCGGGCGCGGTGAGCGGCCGGCTGCGTCCGTGGAAGACCTGGAAGCCCGTCGAGCAGGCCACCATGGCCTACGGCTACGGCCTGTCGGCGTCGCTGTTTCAGATGACGCATTCGTACACGGCCTTCGCGCACGACGGGTCCATCATTCCCGTCACCATCCTCAAGGGCTCCGAGCCGCCGGTCGGCGTGCGGGTGTTCTCGCCTTCCAATGCGCAGGCGGTGCGCAAGATGCTGCAGATGGCCGCCGGGCCGGGCGGCACCGGCACGCGCGCGCAGACCATCGGCTATTCGGTCGGCGGCAAGTCGGGCACCGCGCACAAGCAGGTCGGCAAGGGCTATGCGAGCAACAAGTACCGCGCCTGGTTCACCGGCATGGCGCCGATCGACAAGCCGCGGATCATCGTCGGCGTGATGATCGACGAGCCGAGCGACGGCCAGTACTTCGGCGGCCTGGCCGCCGCGCCCGTTTTCAGCGAGGTCGTGCAGCAGACCCTGCGCATGATGAACGTTCCGCCCGACCTCGCGGTCAAGCCGCTGGTCGTGACGCAAGGCGTCGACGAGAGCTTCTGA
- a CDS encoding UDP-N-acetylmuramoyl-L-alanyl-D-glutamate--2,6-diaminopimelate ligase codes for MLTLTSPRLAAQWLKERVQGALHADSRPVGAGDGFIAWPGAATDGRKHVAAALAQGAAACLVEHEGVEAFGFDDGAAFGERIASYPGLKAATGPIAAAFYDDPSAALDLLAVTGTNGKTSTAWWLAESLGALGKPCAVMGTLGIGVPPALQYTGLTTPDPVMMQRELRALAERGFAACAIEASSIGIAERRLDGARIAVAVFTNFTQDHLDYHGSMEAYWEAKAELFRWPGLRAAVINIDDVHGASLCANLIEAGIGALDVWTVSAAGAPARLMARDVGYDAQGLQFSVAEQGGAAAERLATGLIGQYNVANLLGVIGALRALGLPLAQAVAACAALTSVPGRMERVGVGAHAPLAVVDYAHTPDALDKALAGLRPLAQQRGGALWCVFGCGGDRDPIKRPMMAAVAERQADRVVMTSDNPRSENPDAIISQMLRGLSRPEAAQVQPDRAAAIADAIAQAAPADVVLIAGKGHEAWQEIAGRRIPFADRTHALDALTQRGGA; via the coding sequence ATGCTGACACTCACATCCCCCCGACTCGCCGCGCAATGGCTCAAGGAGCGCGTGCAGGGCGCGCTGCATGCCGACAGCCGGCCGGTGGGCGCGGGCGACGGCTTCATCGCCTGGCCGGGTGCCGCCACCGACGGCCGCAAGCACGTGGCGGCGGCGCTCGCGCAGGGCGCCGCGGCCTGCCTGGTCGAGCACGAGGGCGTGGAGGCCTTCGGCTTCGACGACGGCGCTGCGTTCGGCGAGCGCATCGCGAGCTACCCGGGCCTCAAGGCCGCCACCGGTCCGATCGCCGCGGCCTTCTACGACGACCCCTCGGCCGCGCTCGACCTGCTGGCGGTGACGGGCACCAACGGCAAGACCTCCACCGCATGGTGGCTGGCCGAATCGCTGGGCGCGCTGGGCAAGCCGTGCGCCGTGATGGGCACGCTCGGCATCGGCGTGCCGCCCGCACTACAGTACACCGGCCTCACCACGCCCGACCCGGTGATGATGCAGCGCGAACTCCGCGCGCTCGCCGAGCGCGGCTTCGCCGCCTGCGCCATCGAGGCCTCCTCGATCGGCATCGCCGAGCGCCGCCTCGACGGCGCGCGCATCGCGGTGGCGGTGTTCACCAATTTCACGCAGGACCACCTCGACTACCACGGCAGCATGGAGGCCTACTGGGAAGCCAAGGCCGAGCTGTTCCGCTGGCCCGGGCTGCGCGCCGCCGTGATCAACATCGACGACGTGCACGGCGCCAGCCTGTGCGCGAACCTGATCGAGGCGGGCATCGGCGCGCTCGACGTCTGGACCGTCTCGGCCGCGGGCGCGCCCGCGCGGCTGATGGCGCGCGACGTCGGCTACGACGCCCAGGGCCTGCAGTTCTCGGTGGCCGAGCAGGGCGGCGCGGCGGCCGAGCGCCTCGCGACCGGCCTGATCGGGCAGTACAACGTCGCCAACCTGCTGGGCGTGATCGGCGCCTTGCGCGCGCTCGGCCTGCCGCTCGCGCAGGCGGTGGCCGCCTGCGCGGCGCTCACCAGCGTGCCGGGGCGCATGGAGCGGGTCGGCGTGGGCGCGCATGCGCCGCTGGCCGTGGTCGACTACGCCCACACGCCCGACGCGCTCGACAAGGCGCTGGCCGGCCTGCGCCCGCTCGCCCAGCAGCGCGGCGGCGCGCTCTGGTGCGTGTTCGGCTGCGGCGGCGACCGCGATCCGATCAAGCGGCCGATGATGGCGGCCGTGGCCGAACGCCAGGCCGACCGCGTGGTCATGACCAGCGACAACCCGCGCAGCGAGAACCCCGACGCGATCATCAGCCAGATGCTGCGCGGCCTCTCGCGCCCCGAGGCCGCGCAGGTGCAGCCCGACCGCGCGGCCGCGATCGCCGATGCCATCGCGCAGGCCGCGCCCGCGGACGTGGTGCTCATCGCCGGCAAGGGCCACGAGGCCTGGCAGGAAATCGCGGGCCGGCGCATCCCGTTCGCCGACCGCACCCATGCGCTGGACGCGCTCACGCAGCGAGGTGGGGCATGA
- the murF gene encoding UDP-N-acetylmuramoyl-tripeptide--D-alanyl-D-alanine ligase has translation MSAATPLMLTLAQAQQWIPGARLVGDGATVVARVHTDTRTLAAGDLFVALKGERFDANEFLADARARGAVAAIAHQGLEAAGLAGLEVPDTLAALGALAAGWRAQFELPLIAVTGSNGKTTVTQMIAAILVAHRGERALATAGNFNNEIGVPLTLLRLRAAHQHAVVELGMNHPGEIARLAAIARPTIALVNNAQREHLEFMATVEAVARENGAVFAALPADGTAVFPHADAFADLWTDLAHDGAMRRCMNFGEAQDADVSLASAEWRQGGWQVRIRTPLGAFDARLHIAGRHNVVNALAATACALAGGVPLDAIAAGLSAFEPVKGRSRASAVSLPGGHSLTLVDDSYNANPDSVRAAIDVLAALPGPRLLVLGDMGEVGDRAAEFHAEIGDWARQRGIEAVHALGAESAHSIAAFQGGDAGRHFGDIDALNAAVLARLPQVASVLVKGSRFMKMERVVQAIEQQQAAAASPAGADKTTTTQGGRS, from the coding sequence ATGAGCGCCGCGACCCCGCTCATGCTCACGCTGGCCCAGGCGCAGCAGTGGATCCCGGGCGCGCGCCTCGTGGGCGACGGCGCCACCGTCGTCGCGCGCGTGCACACCGACACCCGCACGCTCGCCGCGGGCGACCTGTTCGTGGCGCTCAAGGGCGAGCGCTTCGACGCCAACGAATTCCTCGCCGACGCGAGGGCGCGTGGCGCTGTCGCGGCCATCGCGCACCAGGGGCTCGAAGCCGCGGGCCTCGCGGGCCTCGAAGTGCCCGACACGCTGGCCGCGCTCGGCGCGCTCGCGGCCGGCTGGCGCGCGCAGTTCGAGCTGCCGCTCATCGCGGTCACGGGCAGCAACGGCAAGACCACGGTCACGCAGATGATCGCGGCCATCCTGGTCGCGCACCGCGGCGAGCGTGCGCTCGCGACCGCCGGCAACTTCAACAACGAGATCGGCGTGCCGCTCACGCTGCTGCGCCTGCGCGCGGCGCACCAGCATGCGGTGGTCGAGCTCGGCATGAACCATCCGGGCGAGATCGCCCGCCTCGCGGCCATCGCCCGGCCGACCATCGCGCTGGTCAACAACGCCCAGCGCGAACACCTCGAATTCATGGCCACCGTCGAGGCGGTGGCGCGCGAGAACGGCGCCGTGTTCGCGGCGCTCCCGGCCGACGGCACCGCGGTGTTCCCGCATGCCGACGCCTTCGCCGACCTCTGGACCGACCTGGCGCACGACGGCGCGATGCGCCGCTGCATGAACTTCGGCGAGGCGCAGGATGCCGACGTCTCGCTCGCGAGCGCCGAGTGGCGCCAGGGCGGCTGGCAGGTCCGCATCCGCACGCCGCTCGGCGCGTTCGATGCGCGGCTGCACATCGCGGGCCGGCACAACGTGGTGAATGCGCTCGCCGCCACGGCCTGCGCGCTCGCGGGCGGCGTGCCGCTCGACGCCATCGCCGCCGGCCTCTCGGCCTTCGAGCCGGTGAAGGGCCGTTCGCGGGCGAGCGCGGTCTCGCTGCCCGGCGGCCATTCGCTCACGCTGGTGGACGACAGCTACAACGCCAACCCCGATTCCGTGCGCGCCGCCATCGACGTGCTCGCGGCCCTGCCCGGACCGCGCCTGCTGGTGCTCGGCGACATGGGCGAGGTCGGCGACCGCGCGGCCGAGTTTCACGCCGAGATCGGCGACTGGGCGCGACAGCGCGGCATCGAGGCCGTGCATGCGCTCGGCGCCGAGAGCGCGCACAGCATCGCTGCGTTCCAGGGCGGCGACGCGGGGCGGCACTTCGGCGACATCGACGCGCTCAACGCCGCCGTGCTCGCCCGGCTGCCGCAGGTCGCGAGCGTGCTGGTCAAGGGATCGCGCTTCATGAAGATGGAGCGCGTGGTGCAGGCGATCGAACAACAACAGGCTGCCGCGGCATCGCCGGCTGGCGCCGACAAGACGACAACGACACAAGGAGGCCGGTCATGA
- the mraY gene encoding phospho-N-acetylmuramoyl-pentapeptide-transferase: MLMSLAQWLQTLSPEFGFLRVFQYLTFRALMAALTALVVGLVAGPYVIRRLAALKIGQPVRGYGMETHLTKSGTPTMGGVLVLFAIAFATLLWFDLSNRFVWIVLWVTMGFGAIGWVDDWRKVVRKDPEGMRSREKYFWQSVVGLIAGFYLLFSISESSNWRVLQLFFAWVQSGFDLDFPPKINLLVPFFKEVSYPLGGIGFVILTYLVIVGASNAVNLTDGLDGLAIMPVVMVGSALGVFAYVTGSAVYSKYLLFPNIPGSGELLVFCSAMAGAGLAFLWFNTHPAQVFMGDVGALALGGALGTIAVIVRQEIVFFVMGGIFVVEAISVMAQVTYFKYTKKRFGEGRRVLKMAPLHHHFEKSGWRETQVVVRFWIITMLLCLVGLSTLKLR, from the coding sequence ATGCTGATGAGCCTGGCCCAATGGCTGCAGACACTCTCGCCGGAATTCGGATTCCTGCGCGTCTTCCAGTACCTCACGTTCCGCGCGCTGATGGCCGCGCTGACCGCGCTCGTGGTCGGCCTCGTCGCCGGCCCGTACGTGATCCGGCGCCTCGCCGCGCTCAAGATCGGCCAGCCGGTGCGCGGCTACGGCATGGAGACGCACCTGACCAAGAGCGGCACGCCCACCATGGGCGGCGTGCTGGTGCTGTTCGCGATCGCCTTCGCCACGCTGCTGTGGTTCGATCTTTCCAACCGCTTCGTCTGGATCGTGCTCTGGGTGACCATGGGCTTCGGCGCCATCGGCTGGGTCGACGACTGGCGCAAGGTGGTGCGCAAGGACCCCGAAGGCATGCGTTCGCGCGAGAAGTACTTCTGGCAGTCGGTGGTCGGCCTGATCGCCGGTTTCTACCTGCTGTTCAGCATCTCGGAAAGCTCGAACTGGCGCGTGCTGCAGCTGTTCTTCGCCTGGGTGCAGTCGGGCTTCGACCTCGACTTTCCGCCCAAGATCAACCTGCTCGTGCCCTTCTTCAAGGAAGTGAGCTATCCGCTCGGCGGCATCGGCTTCGTGATCCTGACCTACCTGGTGATAGTGGGCGCGAGCAACGCGGTCAACCTGACCGACGGCCTCGACGGGCTGGCGATCATGCCGGTGGTGATGGTGGGCTCTGCGCTGGGGGTGTTCGCCTACGTCACGGGCAGCGCGGTGTACTCCAAGTACCTGCTGTTCCCCAACATCCCGGGCTCGGGCGAGCTGCTGGTGTTCTGCTCGGCGATGGCCGGCGCGGGCCTGGCCTTCCTCTGGTTCAACACCCATCCGGCGCAGGTGTTCATGGGTGACGTGGGCGCGCTGGCGCTCGGCGGCGCGCTCGGCACCATCGCGGTGATCGTGCGCCAGGAGATCGTGTTCTTCGTGATGGGCGGCATCTTCGTGGTCGAGGCGATCTCGGTGATGGCGCAGGTCACCTATTTCAAGTACACCAAGAAGCGCTTCGGCGAGGGCCGGCGCGTGCTCAAGATGGCACCGCTGCACCACCACTTCGAGAAGAGCGGCTGGCGCGAGACGCAGGTGGTGGTGCGCTTCTGGATCATCACGATGCTGCTGTGCCTCGTGGGCCTTTCGACGCTGAAGCTGCGCTAG